From one Zhongshania sp. R06B22 genomic stretch:
- the cheD gene encoding chemoreceptor glutamine deamidase CheD codes for MMRRAKTPSYSKDEVVPQAQSKLNANYPDIQKHWDGAHEVYAARVLPGQYYVSGSEQEMITTVLGSCISACIRERVLKIGGMNHFMLPEGDAKMDGMAARYGAYAMEHLINDILKVGGRRENLEVKIFGGGRMMRGLNDIGKKNISFVRAFLELEQIDIVAEDVGLDFSRKIYYFPTTGRVLVKRLRSLHANMVIHEEEVYERTLHDKPVSNDIELFD; via the coding sequence ATGATGCGTCGTGCGAAAACTCCGAGCTATTCTAAGGATGAAGTTGTGCCGCAAGCCCAGTCAAAATTAAATGCCAATTATCCCGATATTCAAAAGCATTGGGATGGCGCCCATGAGGTCTATGCGGCTAGAGTATTGCCTGGTCAGTACTATGTTTCAGGTAGTGAGCAAGAAATGATTACCACCGTTCTTGGTTCATGCATCTCGGCATGTATTCGGGAGCGAGTCCTAAAAATAGGCGGTATGAATCACTTTATGTTGCCGGAGGGGGATGCCAAAATGGATGGCATGGCGGCCCGATACGGCGCCTATGCGATGGAACATCTTATCAATGACATCCTAAAAGTAGGTGGTAGGCGCGAGAATCTTGAGGTAAAAATTTTTGGCGGCGGTCGAATGATGAGAGGCTTGAATGATATTGGCAAAAAGAATATTTCCTTCGTTCGCGCTTTTCTTGAACTTGAACAGATAGATATTGTTGCAGAAGATGTCGGTCTCGATTTTTCAAGAAAAATTTACTACTTCCCTACAACCGGTCGTGTACTAGTTAAGCGACTTAGGTCCTTACACGCTAATATGGTCATTCACGAAGAAGAAGTATATGAGCGTACCTTACACGACAAGCCCGTGTCGAATGATATTGAGCTCTTCGATTGA
- a CDS encoding HDOD domain-containing protein: MPNARELVVDTTSLISFPDVAIALNTAISKGDNSGKQVSDIIERDPALTAAVLRISNSAAMNTGVEINTVSRAVSRLGYRQINELVLGIEVAKSFNNLTNDLITIEDFWQHSLLCASIAKRIAKLCKGIDAGAAFTAGLLHDIGQLIIFSRLAEESEEFLSKSILEFDGLTTYRCEKEVLGYDHTNVGLELAINWKLPQSLQECLYAHHEPNKLVPTPDLVMVIHIANSLAVLAELESTTLEDAPEIQENAWLQLKISKDSIPELLHGIQDEVADLLKIFIPS, from the coding sequence ATGCCAAATGCGCGCGAACTAGTGGTTGACACCACCTCCTTAATTTCCTTTCCTGATGTCGCTATCGCACTAAATACCGCAATCAGTAAAGGCGACAATTCCGGAAAACAAGTGAGCGACATTATTGAACGCGATCCCGCCTTGACCGCAGCAGTACTTCGTATATCTAACAGCGCAGCAATGAATACCGGAGTGGAAATAAACACTGTGTCCCGCGCGGTATCACGCCTAGGATATCGACAGATTAATGAGCTAGTTCTGGGTATTGAGGTAGCAAAATCTTTTAACAACTTGACCAATGACCTAATTACCATAGAGGATTTTTGGCAGCACAGCTTACTTTGCGCGTCTATTGCCAAAAGAATTGCCAAACTCTGCAAGGGAATTGATGCTGGCGCAGCCTTCACCGCCGGCTTGCTTCATGACATTGGCCAACTCATTATATTTAGCCGTTTAGCCGAAGAGTCTGAGGAATTTTTATCTAAATCAATTTTAGAATTTGATGGCCTCACCACCTACCGCTGCGAAAAAGAGGTTCTTGGCTATGATCATACTAACGTCGGACTTGAATTAGCAATAAACTGGAAGCTTCCACAATCACTGCAGGAGTGTCTTTACGCGCATCACGAGCCAAACAAACTCGTACCCACACCCGATCTCGTTATGGTGATTCACATCGCAAACAGTTTGGCTGTGTTAGCGGAGCTAGAAAGCACCACGTTGGAAGATGCGCCCGAAATTCAAGAAAATGCGTGGCTACAACTAAAAATCAGTAAAGATAGCATTCCTGAACTTCTACATGGCATTCAGGACGAAGTCGCTGATCTACTTAAAATTTTCATCCCCAGCTAA
- a CDS encoding response regulator, giving the protein MNIMVVDDSAAMRSMIIRTLRQAGFGGNDISQAEDGAIAFESIKAKVPDLVLADWNMPNMTGIELLEAMNEEGIKTKFGFITTEATSEMRAKASAGGAKFLISKPFSVESFEKVLTAIM; this is encoded by the coding sequence ATGAATATTATGGTTGTCGACGACAGTGCTGCTATGCGTAGTATGATAATACGGACATTGCGTCAAGCTGGATTTGGTGGCAACGATATTTCTCAAGCCGAGGATGGCGCTATCGCGTTTGAATCAATAAAGGCCAAGGTACCAGATTTAGTTTTGGCAGATTGGAATATGCCAAATATGACAGGGATTGAGCTGTTAGAGGCAATGAATGAAGAGGGGATAAAAACCAAGTTCGGGTTTATTACTACAGAAGCTACCTCGGAAATGAGAGCCAAGGCCTCTGCCGGCGGTGCAAAGTTCCTTATATCCAAACCGTTCTCGGTAGAATCGTTTGAAAAAGTTTTAACAGCGATAATGTAA
- a CDS encoding YbaN family protein, which yields MRLFTFLGFFFIALGTIGAFLPVLPTTPFILLAAGCFSRSSKKWHNWLLGNKLFGPSIHRWESRRCVNCKTKVFSLLSMTVMGGISLAVASHGFYFKLAAGALMLIGALCIIRIATCGSSSEFSPVVKNPVG from the coding sequence ATGAGACTATTTACCTTTTTAGGATTCTTCTTTATTGCGCTTGGCACAATTGGTGCGTTTTTACCTGTGCTTCCAACTACACCCTTTATTCTTCTTGCCGCAGGCTGCTTTTCTCGATCATCGAAAAAGTGGCATAACTGGCTACTTGGAAACAAGTTATTTGGTCCAAGCATCCATCGCTGGGAAAGTCGGCGCTGTGTTAATTGTAAAACGAAAGTATTTTCTCTGCTTTCAATGACCGTCATGGGTGGTATCTCCCTGGCCGTAGCATCTCATGGCTTCTATTTCAAACTTGCCGCCGGTGCACTGATGTTAATAGGTGCTTTATGCATAATTAGGATCGCGACGTGTGGCTCTTCCTCAGAGTTTTCTCCGGTGGTCAAGAACCCCGTGGGGTAG
- a CDS encoding CheR family methyltransferase, with amino-acid sequence MTAEVEVIEQKFEFPFQNEHFEKLRILVFEHTGITLGDEKKQLTYSRYAKRLRALGMKDFDDYIGIIESGDDSEMPFFINAITTNFTSFFRENHHFEFLVSEVARLLELQSSVRIWSAGCSSGEEPYSMAMSLLHGIPDIDGADVKILATDLDTEIIAKASRGVYADERFDSSNNEIIKPWIKRGRGDNAGLVMMHPTARKMITYRQLNLLEEWPMKTSFDIIFCRNVIIYFSKEVQKRLFSRFASNQKKGAKLMIGHSENIAEVCDSYRLIGRTIYEKI; translated from the coding sequence TTGACTGCAGAAGTTGAAGTGATTGAGCAAAAGTTCGAATTCCCTTTTCAGAATGAGCATTTTGAAAAGTTGAGGATTTTGGTTTTTGAGCACACAGGTATTACCTTGGGGGATGAGAAAAAGCAATTGACGTACAGTCGATACGCAAAGCGTTTACGTGCTTTGGGTATGAAAGATTTTGATGACTATATCGGTATTATAGAATCTGGCGACGACTCAGAGATGCCGTTTTTTATAAATGCAATAACAACAAATTTTACAAGCTTTTTTAGAGAGAATCACCACTTTGAATTCTTGGTAAGTGAAGTTGCACGCTTATTAGAATTGCAGAGTTCCGTTCGTATTTGGTCGGCCGGATGCTCTAGTGGTGAAGAACCCTACTCAATGGCAATGTCCTTGTTGCATGGTATACCTGATATTGACGGCGCCGATGTTAAGATTCTGGCTACTGATTTAGATACTGAAATTATTGCCAAGGCTTCTCGTGGTGTCTATGCCGATGAGCGTTTTGATAGCTCTAATAATGAAATAATAAAACCGTGGATTAAACGCGGTCGTGGAGATAATGCCGGTCTGGTAATGATGCATCCCACCGCGCGTAAAATGATTACTTATCGACAGCTTAATCTCTTGGAAGAATGGCCGATGAAGACTTCATTCGACATTATTTTTTGCCGAAATGTAATTATTTATTTTAGTAAAGAAGTTCAGAAGAGATTGTTTAGTCGCTTTGCCAGTAATCAGAAGAAAGGGGCTAAATTAATGATTGGTCATTCCGAAAATATTGCAGAAGTTTGTGATTCATACCGACTTATTGGTAGAACGATATACGAGAAAATCTAA
- a CDS encoding methyl-accepting chemotaxis protein — METKIKENTKIRAVPTVAKSKVGAASPRKAPAKAKAAAGKPSPARSGVAALQKELSQWQSLIEGVKAPIMIVDSDLTVTFANSAVMSLMEMHADEISAVYSKFDPENIIGLCVDRLFSKDPSYSSDKLFEASKSSNSKDVAIGELIFNINATSQMDDTGEHVSTILEWSDVTEERADNERVVRLQTAVDGALTAIMMIDRDLVVTYVNDSTRKLLAGYSDELRAVYPGFEVENIVGTCIDIFHKNPAHQRGMLSDPANLPHSVDINVGSLIFNINVTSQMGADGAYIGNTLEWLDVTETRAKETEVARLQTAVGSALTAIMMVDRDLVVTYVNESTNTLLGSHRDAMAAVYPGFNVDNIVGTCIDIFHKNPAHQRGMLANPANLPHSVDINVGHLIFNINVTAQIDNSGNYIGNTLEWLDVTEQRAKEIEIACLQSAVNGAEANLMMCDADLNITYANPAVLQMLRNREDVLRQRFPSFSIDNLIGQSIDQFHKNPSHQRGLLANISGLPAKAELKIADLEFEVNATAVLGANGEYMGNMVEWKDITEQKDAERQIASLIEAASKGELDQRLAAENYQGFMRRLSVSINGLMDAIVSEQANAEKQINELLEGAIAGQLDSRIDDQTTVGFLRRLATSLNRLMDAIGTPLEESSRVMAALSEGDLMQIMDGEYHGQFATMQDALNLSVTNLRDTVTQIREAATGIQSSASEIAQGNLDLSNRTEAQAASLEETASSVEEFTATVKQNAENASQANNLASGARSQAEKGGEVVGRAVGAMREINSSSKRISDIIGVIDEIAFQTNLLALNAAVEAARAGEQGRGFAVVASEVRNLAQRSAQAAKEIKTLIKDSVEKVDEGTKLIDESGSTLGEIVSSVKKVSDIIAEIALASQEQSAGIEQVNKAIAEMDKVTQENAALVEQAAAASQSMDTLSRGLTDQMTYFKTSANELGASDARSGLAPKPAGSRGGDVHQIVPRSKPAAAKAPAPRKKTSNQQTDDWEEF; from the coding sequence ATGGAAACGAAAATAAAGGAAAACACCAAGATTCGTGCAGTGCCTACTGTCGCCAAATCGAAGGTTGGCGCCGCCAGTCCTCGAAAGGCTCCGGCTAAGGCTAAAGCTGCCGCTGGAAAACCATCTCCCGCGAGATCAGGTGTTGCTGCTTTACAGAAAGAATTGAGTCAATGGCAATCGCTTATTGAGGGTGTCAAAGCGCCGATAATGATTGTTGATAGCGACCTCACCGTCACGTTTGCCAACAGTGCGGTTATGTCACTAATGGAAATGCACGCCGATGAGATCTCGGCCGTGTACTCAAAATTTGATCCGGAAAATATAATCGGGCTGTGCGTCGATCGTTTGTTTTCAAAGGACCCTTCTTACAGCTCAGATAAATTGTTTGAGGCTTCAAAATCGTCGAATTCGAAAGATGTTGCTATTGGTGAATTGATTTTTAATATTAACGCTACCTCACAGATGGATGATACTGGCGAGCATGTCAGTACTATTTTGGAATGGAGCGATGTGACTGAGGAACGCGCGGATAATGAGCGCGTAGTGCGGCTGCAGACGGCAGTTGATGGCGCACTAACTGCGATTATGATGATTGATCGCGACCTGGTAGTGACCTATGTTAATGATTCTACTCGTAAATTATTGGCTGGCTACAGTGATGAACTAAGGGCTGTATACCCCGGCTTTGAAGTTGAAAATATAGTGGGTACTTGCATTGATATTTTCCACAAAAACCCTGCCCATCAGCGCGGTATGTTGAGTGATCCCGCTAATCTTCCGCATTCGGTTGATATCAATGTGGGTAGCCTAATTTTCAATATTAACGTGACATCCCAAATGGGCGCCGACGGCGCTTACATTGGAAATACCCTAGAGTGGCTTGATGTTACTGAGACGCGCGCCAAAGAGACCGAGGTGGCAAGGCTGCAGACCGCTGTTGGCAGCGCTCTAACCGCGATTATGATGGTAGATCGCGATCTCGTCGTGACTTATGTCAACGAGTCAACTAATACTTTATTGGGAAGTCATCGTGACGCAATGGCGGCGGTGTATCCGGGGTTTAATGTTGATAATATCGTGGGTACTTGCATTGATATTTTTCACAAGAATCCCGCGCATCAACGCGGTATGTTAGCCAATCCGGCGAACCTACCCCACTCTGTAGATATCAATGTTGGCCATTTAATATTCAATATTAATGTCACCGCGCAAATCGATAACAGTGGTAACTACATCGGCAACACTCTTGAATGGCTGGATGTTACCGAGCAGCGTGCCAAGGAAATTGAAATCGCCTGTTTGCAGTCCGCAGTGAATGGCGCGGAAGCTAATTTGATGATGTGCGATGCAGATCTTAACATTACGTACGCAAACCCCGCGGTCTTACAGATGTTGAGGAATCGGGAAGATGTGTTACGTCAACGCTTCCCTTCATTCTCGATTGACAACCTGATCGGGCAATCTATTGATCAGTTTCACAAGAACCCGAGTCACCAGCGTGGCTTATTGGCAAATATCAGCGGTCTTCCCGCCAAAGCGGAACTCAAAATTGCAGACTTAGAATTCGAGGTGAATGCAACTGCGGTACTCGGTGCTAACGGCGAGTACATGGGGAATATGGTTGAGTGGAAGGATATTACTGAGCAAAAAGATGCAGAGCGCCAGATTGCGTCCTTGATCGAGGCAGCCTCTAAGGGCGAATTGGATCAGCGCCTTGCCGCTGAGAACTACCAAGGGTTTATGCGTCGCTTAAGTGTATCGATAAACGGCCTAATGGACGCGATAGTTAGCGAACAAGCTAATGCTGAAAAGCAAATAAATGAGTTGCTGGAAGGCGCAATAGCTGGACAGCTTGATAGTCGTATAGATGATCAGACTACAGTGGGCTTTTTGCGCCGTTTGGCGACTAGTCTGAACCGTTTGATGGATGCGATTGGCACGCCATTAGAGGAAAGTTCTCGGGTCATGGCAGCCCTGTCGGAAGGTGATTTGATGCAAATCATGGACGGTGAATACCATGGCCAGTTTGCAACAATGCAGGACGCACTAAATCTGTCGGTGACCAACTTGCGGGATACGGTGACCCAGATTCGAGAGGCCGCTACCGGTATTCAAAGTTCAGCCTCAGAGATAGCGCAAGGTAACCTAGACCTGTCAAACCGGACTGAAGCCCAAGCGGCATCTCTGGAGGAGACCGCGTCCAGTGTCGAGGAGTTTACGGCGACAGTTAAGCAAAATGCCGAGAACGCCTCGCAAGCTAATAATCTTGCCTCAGGTGCAAGAAGCCAGGCTGAGAAAGGTGGTGAAGTGGTTGGGCGCGCGGTAGGGGCAATGCGTGAAATTAACTCTTCCTCAAAACGTATCTCCGATATTATCGGTGTGATTGATGAGATTGCATTCCAGACCAACCTACTGGCCTTGAATGCTGCTGTTGAAGCGGCGCGCGCCGGTGAGCAGGGAAGAGGCTTTGCGGTGGTAGCTTCGGAGGTCCGTAATTTGGCGCAGCGTAGCGCCCAGGCCGCTAAAGAGATTAAAACGCTGATCAAAGACAGTGTTGAGAAGGTTGATGAAGGCACTAAGCTCATTGATGAATCTGGCTCTACTTTGGGTGAGATAGTAAGTAGCGTGAAGAAAGTCTCAGATATCATTGCCGAGATTGCGCTTGCCAGCCAAGAGCAATCAGCAGGGATTGAGCAGGTCAATAAAGCGATTGCTGAAATGGACAAAGTGACTCAGGAGAATGCGGCACTTGTCGAGCAAGCTGCGGCGGCCAGTCAGTCCATGGATACCTTGTCCCGCGGGCTAACCGATCAAATGACTTACTTCAAAACCTCTGCCAATGAGCTTGGGGCATCTGACGCAAGATCCGGTTTAGCACCTAAACCCGCAGGAAGTCGCGGTGGCGACGTGCATCAGATTGTTCCCCGCAGCAAGCCCGCAGCGGCGAAGGCTCCAGCGCCTCGCAAAAAGACAAGTAATCAGCAAACAGATGATTGGGAGGAATTTTAA
- a CDS encoding protein-glutamate methylesterase/protein-glutamine glutaminase, with protein MGSVPGEGAKPRIKVLVVDDSALMRHVLSEILNSDPDIEVVGVASDPYIARDKIKLLNPDVLTLDVEMPKMDGLQFLRNLMRLRPMPVVMVSSLTQKNASVTLEALELGAVDFVSKPEIDIASKLKDYAEDIIEKVKVARYATVNKLAPSTEVRCNETFISPAGNTNISSNLHFKTTDQIIAIGASTGGTEAIREVLERLPIDTPGTVIVQHIPGMFSGPFAERMNKCSAMTVCEAQDGERVLHGHAYIAPGDFHLSLRRDGARYYCVLSDHDPVNRHRPSVDVLFHSVAKYVGKNAVGVILTGMGKDGAEGLKAMHEAGASTVVQDEASSVVWGMPGAAVAVGAVDEVLPIAKIAARIVSLYEEKRP; from the coding sequence TTGGGTTCTGTTCCGGGGGAGGGCGCTAAGCCTCGCATTAAGGTCCTAGTTGTTGATGACTCTGCGCTCATGCGGCATGTGTTGTCTGAAATTTTAAACTCAGACCCAGATATTGAAGTAGTGGGGGTGGCTTCGGACCCCTATATTGCTCGCGATAAAATAAAATTGCTGAATCCCGATGTGCTTACCTTAGATGTCGAAATGCCGAAGATGGATGGTTTGCAGTTTTTACGAAATTTAATGCGCTTAAGACCCATGCCTGTGGTTATGGTGTCATCATTAACGCAAAAAAATGCCTCGGTTACTCTGGAGGCCCTAGAGCTTGGCGCAGTAGACTTTGTCAGCAAACCCGAAATCGATATAGCAAGTAAGCTGAAGGACTACGCTGAGGACATTATAGAAAAGGTGAAAGTAGCACGCTATGCTACCGTCAATAAGTTGGCACCTAGCACGGAGGTGCGATGTAACGAAACCTTTATCTCCCCGGCAGGAAATACTAATATTTCGAGTAATTTACACTTTAAAACTACAGATCAAATCATCGCGATTGGTGCATCTACTGGAGGTACTGAAGCTATTCGGGAGGTTCTTGAGCGCTTGCCAATCGACACCCCTGGCACGGTTATTGTTCAGCACATCCCAGGTATGTTCAGTGGGCCATTTGCCGAGCGAATGAATAAATGCAGCGCAATGACTGTCTGCGAAGCACAAGATGGCGAGCGGGTATTACACGGGCACGCTTATATTGCCCCAGGTGACTTCCATTTAAGCCTTAGGCGAGATGGGGCCAGGTATTACTGTGTGTTGAGTGATCATGATCCTGTAAATCGTCATCGTCCATCGGTGGATGTGTTGTTTCATTCGGTTGCGAAATATGTCGGTAAAAATGCGGTTGGAGTTATCCTAACCGGTATGGGAAAAGACGGCGCAGAGGGCTTAAAAGCCATGCATGAAGCAGGTGCTAGCACCGTTGTGCAGGATGAGGCGTCATCAGTAGTTTGGGGGATGCCCGGCGCCGCCGTAGCAGTCGGTGCCGTGGATGAGGTGCTGCCAATAGCAAAAATCGCCGCCAGGATTGTGAGTCTCTACGAAGAAAAGCGGCCTTAA
- a CDS encoding late competence development ComFB family protein, with the protein MQLNEDITNFMETLVEEEFERQNISTQFDNDYVQDLFCLTLNQLSPHYVRNTIDVRINITPAQRQDIAQKVISAMHEGHKVLGSHRRSAQARD; encoded by the coding sequence ATGCAATTAAATGAAGACATCACAAACTTCATGGAAACGCTTGTTGAAGAGGAGTTTGAACGGCAGAACATCAGTACGCAATTTGACAACGACTACGTACAAGATCTTTTCTGTCTAACATTAAATCAGCTTTCGCCACACTACGTACGCAACACTATAGATGTGCGAATTAATATAACGCCAGCCCAACGCCAGGACATTGCGCAGAAAGTTATCAGCGCTATGCATGAGGGGCACAAGGTTTTAGGGTCGCATCGCCGAAGTGCGCAAGCGAGAGACTAA
- the arfB gene encoding alternative ribosome rescue aminoacyl-tRNA hydrolase ArfB, translating to MLNISPSVSISDDEIELTAIRAQGSGGQNVNKVSSAIHLRFDINASSLSDFHKQRLLDRKDQRITKDGVIIIKAQQFRTQEKNRDDALTRLRELINDAIKILPPRRPTKPTKGSQRRRMDTKSQRGKIKNLRGRVDE from the coding sequence ATGCTTAATATATCGCCGTCAGTATCAATTTCCGACGACGAAATCGAGCTAACTGCCATCAGAGCTCAAGGCTCGGGCGGTCAAAATGTTAACAAAGTATCGTCAGCAATCCACTTACGCTTCGACATCAATGCGTCATCGCTATCAGACTTTCACAAGCAAAGACTGCTAGACAGAAAGGATCAGCGTATCACTAAAGATGGCGTCATAATTATAAAAGCCCAGCAATTTAGAACTCAGGAAAAAAACCGCGATGACGCCCTAACGCGCCTGCGTGAACTGATTAACGACGCCATCAAAATCCTGCCACCTAGACGCCCTACCAAACCCACCAAGGGGTCACAGCGACGTCGCATGGATACCAAATCTCAACGGGGGAAGATCAAGAATCTACGCGGCCGTGTCGACGAATGA